In the Podospora bellae-mahoneyi strain CBS 112042 chromosome 4, whole genome shotgun sequence genome, one interval contains:
- the PMC1_1 gene encoding plasma membrane calcium (COG:P; EggNog:ENOG503NX5D), with the protein MAEPQDGPKEGDFASGRRRAPTINIDTTAVSPSPVTNEPEVDANSPISPGTTPEPSTNSHKRSLSGESRPTSPHNVSNPFASFRGPNPGLLTVPGAPRPRQDSVNSDDDRSITSSIGDTTVAGGSTLGEKASRGAADNDSIKNDPDALKPDQGKEADFQVNDNPFAFAPGQLNKMFDPKSLSAFYKLGGLAGIEKGLRSNRSTGLGADEATLPGRVTFEEATAHVGSADTKLAQTDSHATASGRQDSGAFSSRKRVFSDNRLPAKKGKNLLQLMWITYNDKVLILLSVAAVISLAIGLYQTFGQEHDATNPGVEWIEGVAIIAAITIVVIVGSLNDFQKERQFAKLNKKKQDRVVRVVRSGKTVEISVFDVLVGDVMHLEPGDLIPVDGVLIEGFNVKCDESQATGESDIIKKRASDEVFAAIENGENLKKMDPFIQSGARVMEGVGTFMVTSTGVYSSYGKTLMSLNEDPEITPLQSKLNVIAESIAKLGGAIALLLFLILFIIFLVKLPRQFAPLTPAQKGQQFIDIFIMVVTIVVVAIPEGLPLAVTLALAFATTRMLKDNNLVRHLKACEVMGNATTICSDKTGTLTQNKMQVVAGTIGTSHRFGTSTIPGESPRSEKDVEVQEVVRMLSPEAKDLLLKSIALNSTAFEGDVDGEHTFIGSKTETAMLILAREHLAMGPVAELRSGSKTLHLIPFDSGRKCMGVVVQLENGKARLYVKGASEIMLEKCTQILRDPSQGLASATLHEENRETIKHLIETYARNSLRTIGLIYRDFDKWPPKPARRVDAEKDEIVFEDICRNMVFVGMVGIKDPLRPGVPEAVRDCQRAGVVVRMVTGDNRLTAEAIARDCGILQPNSVVLEGPEFRNMTKAQQDEIIPRLHVLARSSPEDKRILVKRLKDKGETVAVTGDGTNDAPALKTADIGFSMGIAGTEVAKEASAIILMDDNFNSIVKALKWGRAVNDAVKRFLQFQLTVNVTAVVLTFVSAIYSAVTQSHPEEKATAVLTAVQLLWVNLIMDTLAALALATDPPQDSVLNRKPERKGSSIISPTMWKMILGQAVFQLLICFLLYFGKSSVYPGPEIIPDSQINTLVFNTFVWMQIFNQWNNRRLDNQFNILEGLTKNWLFIGISAVMCGGQVLIVMVGGTAFRIADEGQSPTMWATAIVLGLLSIPVGVIIRLIPDEIIVALVPGVLKRKHSSKVPGINVSDDEERFTAYPAPLADIHEELAWLKRVKGGRLNNLKFAMKHPRETFLNRSPVPSREHSRSNSIHRLPQTPVREDSYGSTAPTPESRRRSRSNRSRSNSVLGAATVMTGIVAGSIAAGWSPIEKRGEPDFGQFPPKPSPLGQEIGEDDQAGRVSTDERREVEGSSSSSAQDVPIINVPKPKSPSTPTP; encoded by the exons ATGGCGGAACCACAGGATGGTCCCAAGGAGGGAGACTTCGCCTCTGGACGCCGAAGAGC ACCAACAATTAACATCGACACGACGGCCGTGAGCCCGAGTCCTGTCACGAACGAGCCAGAGGTGGACGCCAACTCACCAATATCACCCGGCACCACACCAGAACCATCAACAAATTCTCACAAGAGGAGTCTCTCTGGAGAGAGCAGGCCGACAAGTCCTCACAATGTGTCAAACCCCTTTGCTTCCTTCCGCGGTCCAAATCCGGGACTGCTCACCGTCCCTGGCGCCCCAAGACCTCGCCAGGACTCTGTCAACTCTGACGATGACCGCTCCATCACCTCGTCCATTGGCGACACCACGGTAGCAGGGGGTTCTacgttgggggagaaggccaGCCGAGGTGCTGCCGACAACGACAGCATCAAGAACGATCCGGATGCTTTGAAGCCCGACCAGGGCAAGGAGGCCGATTTCCAGGTCAACGACAACCCCTTCGCCTTTGCGCCTGGCCAACTGAACAAGATGTTCGACCCCAAGAGCTTGTCTGCCTTCTACAAGCTGGGTGGCCTCGCCGGTATCGAGAAGGGATTGCGATCCAACCGGTCGACTGGTCTTGGCGCCGACGAGGCTACTCTTCCTGGGCGCGTCACGTTTGAGGAGGCCACCGCTCACGTCGGCTCGGCCGACACCAAGCTTGCCCAGACTGATAGCCATGCGACGGCTTCCGGCAGGCAGGACTCGGGGGCTTTCTCCTCGAGAAAGCGCGTCTTTAGCGACAACCGGCTTCCtgccaagaagggcaagaatcttctccagctcatgTGGATCACGTATAACGACAAGGTCCTGATCCTGCTGTCCGTTGCCGCCGTCATTTCTCTGGCCATTGGCTTGTATCAAACATTCGGTCAGGAGCACGACGCCACAAACCCCGGTGTAGAATGGATCGAGGGTGTTGCCATTattgccgccatcaccatcgtggTTATTGTTGGATCTTTGAACGACTTCCAGAAGGAACGCCAATTCGCCAAGctgaacaagaagaagcaggatCGTGTGGTTCGCGTTGTTCGATCCGGAAAGACTGTGGAAATCTCGGTTTTTGACGTTCTGGTTGGCGACGTCATGCACTTGGAGCCCGGCGATTTGATCCCCGTTGATGGTGTTCTCATTGAGGGTTTCAACGTCAAGTGCGACGAGTCTCAGGCCACTGGTGAATCCGACATTATCAAGAAGCGTGCCTCCGATGAGGTCTTTGCGGCAATCGAGAATGGCGAGAAcctgaagaagatggacCCCTTTATCCAGTCTGGCGCCCGCGTCATGGAGGGTGTCGGTACATTCATGGTTACCTCGACCGGTGTCTACTCCAGCTATGGCAAGACGCTCATGTCGCTCAACGAAGACCCCGAGATCACCCCCTTGCAGTCGAAGCTCAATGTCATTGCCGAGTCCATCGCCAAGCTCGGCGGtgccatcgccctcctcctcttcctgattctgttcatcatcttcctggTCAAGCTTCCCCGTCAATTCGCTCCGCTCACCCCCGCGCAAAAGGGCCAGCAGTTTATCGATATCTTCATCATGGTCGTCACAATCGTGGTCGTCGCTATTCCTGAAGGCCTTCCGTTGGCTGTCACTTTGGCCCTCGCTTTTGCCACGACTCGCATGCTCAAGGACAACAACCTGGTCCGCCACCTCAAGGCTTGCGAAGTCATGGGCaatgccaccaccatctgcTCTGACAAGACGGGTACTTTGACTCAGAACAAGATGCAAGTTGTTGCTGGCACCATCGGCACAAGCCACCGCTTTGGTACTTCCACCATCCCGGGCGAGAGCCCTCGGAGCgagaaggatgtggaggtCCAGGAAGTGGTGAGGATGCTCAGCCCCGAGGCTAAGGATCTGCTGCTCAAGTCTATCGCGCTCAACTCGACTGCCTTCGAGGGGGATGTCGATGGCGAGCACACCTTCATCGGCTCCAAGACGGAGACCGCCATGCTTATTCTGGCTCGCGAGCACCTTGCCATGGGCCCCGTTGCTGAACTGCGCTCCGGCAGCAAGACCCTTCACCTCATTCCTTTCGACTCTGGACGCAAGTGCATGGGTGTCGTGGTTCAGCTGGAGAATGGCAAGGCTCGTCTTTATGTCAAGGGTGCGTCCGAAATCATGTTGGAGAAGTGCACCCAGATCCTCCGCGATCCTTCTCAGGGCTTGGCCTCGGCTACTCTCCACGAGGAAAACCGCGAGACCATCAAGCATCTGATTGAGACTTACGCCCGCAACTCGCTCCGTACCATCGGCCTGATCTACCGCGACTTTGACAAGTGGCCCCCCAAGCCAGCCCGCCGCGTCGATGCCGAGAAGGACGAGATTGTCTTTGAGGATATTTGCCGCAACATGGTCTTTGTTGGTATGGTTGGCATCAAGGATCCTCTTCGCCCTGGTGTGCCCGAGGCTGTGAGAGACTGCCAGCGGGCCGGTGTCGTTGTGCGCATGGTTACTGGTGATAACAGGTTGACTGCCGAGGCTATTGCCCGCGATTGCGGCATTCTCCAGCCGAACAGCGTGGTTCTCGAAGGCCCCGAGTTCCGCAACATGACCAAGGCTCAGCAAGATGAGATCATTCCCCGCCTCCACGTTCTCGCACGGTCCAGCCCCGAAGACAAGCGCATCTTGGTTAAGCGGTTGAAGGACAAGGGCGAAACCGTTGCCGTGACCGGTGACGGCACCAACGACGCCCCGGCGCTCAAGACGGCTGATATTGGCTTTTCGATGGGCATCGCCGGCACCgaggtggccaaggaggctTCCGCCATTATCCTCATGGACGACAACTTCAACTCGATCGTCAAGGCTTTGAAATGGGGTCGTGCCGTCAACGATGCCGTCAAGCGTTTCCTCCAGTTCCAGCTCACCGTCAACGTCACGGCTGTCGTTTTGACCTTTGTCTCCGCCATCTACTCTGCCGTTACCCAGTCGCATCCCGAGGAAAAGGCTACCGCTGTGCTCACCGCCGTCCAGCTTCTCTGGGTCAACCTCATCATGGACACTCTTGCTGCCTTGGCTCTGGCTACCGACCCCCCTCAGGACAGTGTGCTGAACCGCAAGCCCGAGCGCAAGGGTTCCTCGATCATCTCACCTACTATGTGGAAGATGATCCTCGGACAGGCCGTGTTCCAGCTTCTCATCTGCTTCCTGCTCTATTTCGGAAAGTCTTCCGTGTACCCTGGACCCGAGATCATTCCCGACAGCCAGATCAACACCTTGGTCTTCAACACTTTTGTGTGGATGCAGATCTTCAACCAGTGGAA CAACCGGCGTCTTGACAACCAGTTCAACATCTTGGAGGGTCTCACCAAGAACTGGCTGTTCATTGGCATCAGCGCCGTCATGTGCGGCGGTCAAGTCCTCATTGTCATGGTTGGCGGTACAGCTTTCCGCATTGCCGATGAGGGCCAGTCACCGACCATGTGGGCGACTGCCATCGTTCTTGGTCTCCTTTCCATCCCCGTTGGCGTCATCATCCGCCTCATCCCCGATGAGATCATCGTCGCCTTGGTCCCCGGCGTTCTCAAGCGCAAGCACAGCTCCAAGGTTCCCGGCATCAACGtctccgacgacgaagagcgCTTCACCGCCTACCCCGCGCCCCTCGCCGACATTCACGAGGAGCTCGCCTGGCTCAAGCGCGTCAAGGGCGGccgtctcaacaacctcaaatTCGCCATGAAGCACCCCCGCGAAACCTTCCTCAACCGCAGCCCCGTCCCGAGCAGGGAGCACTCCCGATCCAACTCgatccaccgcctcccccagaCCCCTGTCCGCGAGGACAGCTATGGGTCTACCGCTCCTACTCCTGAgtcccgccgccgcagcagaaGCAACCGCTCCCGCTCCAACAGCGTGTTGGGCGCGGCGACGGTCATGACTGGTATTGTTGCTGGTTCTATTGCGGCGGGGTGGTCACCGATTGAGAAGAGGGGCGAGCCGGATTTTGGCCAGTTCCCGCCCAAGCCGTCGCCTCTTGGTCAGGAGATTGGCGAGGATGACcaggcggggagggtgtcgacggatgagaggagggaggttgaggggtcGTCTTCATCCAGTGCCCAAGATGTTCCGATTATTAATGTGCCCAAGCCAAAGTCGCCTTCTACCCCTACTCCTTGA